One window from the genome of Crassostrea angulata isolate pt1a10 chromosome 2, ASM2561291v2, whole genome shotgun sequence encodes:
- the LOC128172319 gene encoding uncharacterized protein LOC128172319, translated as MTGFRCTVIFCVTIIAHAQEVPVPPRPQGYVYAYSQSNNLTDLQLDAFFDPLCPDSKQAFPTLLQVANHYGPDVLTLRLHMFPLPYHRNSFLASMGTEAVYQLASSPSAVFDWVAKIYDNIYPLSNAPTKHMSETDVTNMLGDIAAQLGIQKSQFLHKMADAWVDMNIRMDWKYGCTRGVSGTPLYAINGVVKVIDKAWSLTDWIGVLDPLVRKSYVFHVPN; from the exons ATGACGGGTTTCAGATGCACAGTAATATTTTGCGTAACAATTATTGCGCATGCTCAGGAAGTTCCGGTCCCACCTCGTCCCCAAGGGTACGTTTATGCTTACAGTCAATCCAACAATCTGACCGACCTGCAGCTTGACGCGTTTTTTGATCCGCTGTGTCCGGACAGCAAACAAGCCTTTCCTACGCTGCTTCAAGTGGCAAATCACTATGGACCGGATGTGCTGACGCTTCGTCTTCATATGTTTCCGCTTCCGTACCATAGGAATTCTTTCCTTGCATCTAtg GGAACCGAGGCGGTCTACCAGTTAGCATCGTCTCCAAGTGCTGTGTTTGACTGGGTTGCCAAAATCTATGACAACATCTACCCACTGTCCAATGCACCCACCAAACACATGTCTGAAACAGATGTCACTAA CATGCTTGGAGACATCGCTGCGCagttgggcatacaaaaatcacaATTCTTACACAAGATGGCGGATGCATGGGTGGACATGAATATTCGAATGGATTGGAAGTACGGATGCACTC GTGGAGTGTCCGGAACACCGCTGTATGCCATCAATGGCGTTGTCAAGGTGATTGACAAGGCGTGGTCTCTGACGGACTGGATTGGTGTCCTGGATCCGCTCGTCCGTAAATCG